A region of the Leptospira venezuelensis genome:
TGGGCAGAAAGAATGCACAACTTCTAAATTATGCTCATATCACTTCTCATAACTTAAGAGCACCCACAAGCAATTTGATTTCACTAGTAGAATTGATAGAAGAAGCCCAATCGGAAGATGAAATCCACTCCTTAGTTGGAAAATTCAAGATCTCAGTGGATTATTTACAAGAAACCTTGGACAGTCTGGTAGAAGTTTTAAAAATTCAAGAAGGAACCAAACGTAAAATCGAAACAGTCAGATTTGATTCCGTTCTAAAAAAGATAGTTAGGATTTTAGAAGGCCAGCTACTAGAGACTTCTGCGGAGATCCGCTCCGACTTCTCTTCGTTAGAAGAATTCGAATACGATAAAGCATATTTAGAAAGTATTTTATTAAACCTAATTTCAAATTCTATTAAGTATAGATCAGCTCACCGAATCCCTAAGATAGAGATCCGGACAGAAATTTCGGAAGGTAAATATTTGCTGATTGTCGAAGACAACGGATTAGGAATAGATCTGAAAAAATACCAAAACAAACTGTTTGGTTTACATAAAACTTTCCATAGACATCCAGAAGCAAGAGGAGTTGGACTCTTTCTCACCAAGTCCCAAGTAGAAGCTTTAAATGGCAGGATTTACGCAGAAAGTGAGTTAGATCGTGGAACTAAAATGATCATAGAATTGCAGTCCTGATCTCCTCTCATTTGATAAATCACGAAAACTTACGTTTTTGTAGGAATTCCAACCTTATCGAAGGCTCTTAATTCTATTTGATTCTTAAATATCTTTTTTTAACTGATTTCGCTCAATTCGATCAAATTTCAATTTTTGGAATATTCTATTTATTTTTAGAATATTCTGAATCGGGTTGATCCTTTATCCAAAAAGATCTACACTTAAGGAATGGATAATAGAAGCCAGAAGTCGGATCAAAAATACCGAATGAGAACCCAACCGGGCGGCGTCGTGATTCATTCAAGAGCCCAGCCCCAGAAACCAATCAAATATAGAACAGGAAGACCGGAAGAGGAAGAAATGGCCTCCTTTTGGGTATTTTATCTTTTCCTATTTATAGGATCGTTAATCCCAATTGTAGGAGTATTCCCTGCGTTTGTCCTATTCTCTTTTGCGAAAAATAAGTTTTTTAAATTTCTACCACTTGTTTTGAGTATATTAACTACCAGTTATGCTCTTTATATAAGAGCTCACTCAGGTTCCGTATTCCAACAACTGAGAAATTTAGTTTATTAAGACCGAAAAACGGACAAGGACTTAAATTCTTCTTTAGAAAGAATAGATAAGTCCTAACTAGCTTACCTTTCTTTAGAAAGCCGGCAAAACCGGCTCCTATTGCCTTATAGTCCGTCCAAAAACATAGGTTATCAATCAATACCAAGCCACGGGCTTCAAGAGCCTGACCTTATGGGACAGGCTCTTATCATCTCAATCAAAAGATTTTACAGCCCCAATGCTGAAAGATGGAATTCCGGCTCTTGCATTATAGGAATATCCGGTTAAGTTCGCATTACCTACATTTCCTACTGCGTGAGAAAGATCCCAGTCGGTTCCCTTTCCACCTTCTATCGTCTTCCTAGGAATATTATAACTTGCCGCCACGTCCAAACTCCAGCTGTCGAACAAATAGCTGAAACCAGCAGAAACAATATCAGTAAGTGAGAAAAATCCACCAGTAGTGCCACCTAAAGCATTACTTTTTACTAATGGAGAATTATAAGAATATCCTCCTCTAAGTATCCAGGAAGAAGATGCCTTATATTCCACCCCCAAAATGGCCGCCCACTGGTCTCTGAAATTTAAATGTGCGTCTGCAGAACCTGTTTTTCCCAAAGGAGTAGGAAGCCAGGGATCTTCTAAAGTTTGGTTGGCTTTTCTCAAATACGAACCGTAATTTGTATATACGAAATCCAATGCAAATTTTAGATTTTCAGGTCCAAATGCGAATCCAAATACATGTTTTTCTGGAAGATCGAAAGTATAAGAAACGCCTGTCTTGCGATAATAATTCGGATCGTTTGTACCAATGCTATATCCGCCGTTTAGTGGAATTCCTACATGAGATTGATATGCGTACGCAACACGGAAAGAATCGGAAAAAGAATAATTCGCCCCTAAGATCCCACCTACTGCGAATGCATTTTTAGAACTTTCATAATAATATCCTTGGCCAGGGATCTCAATATTGCCTGTGATATCATAATATTTCTGATTTAATTTTTGGGTTCCATAAGCAAGTTCCACACTTCCGCCTAAAGATAAATTTCCGAATTTAACAGAGAGACCATTTACTAATTTAAACACTGCGAATGTATTCGAATTAGATTCTTTGATCTGTTTTGAATTTCCAAGCGGTCCGGGTAAATTTACATCTGCCCATTGGTTCACAGATTCTCCAGTAGGAGTATTTCTTGTGATCTTATCAACTCCGCCGGAAGCTCCACCCGGAACATAAAATGTGACTCCATAATTTATATTTTCATTAACTGGAAGTTTAAAAGCAATATAAGGACCAGGACCAACTACATTAGTCGTTTTATCATTTTCATATACAAGTTCTGGATTCGGATCCTGGAAACGGTCTCTGTATCTGTTCTGGATAAGAGAAGCACCCAAACCAAATTCTAATTTTTTACCTTTGACCAAAGATAAATTCGCCGGATTCAAAGCAACATCCACGGGAGAACCACCAAGTGCGTAGCCTGCTCCAGCAAGACCTAAATATCTTGAATTAATCGCGTTGAAGTATAATCCATCAATCGCCAAAACCTCCCCACTCCCAAAAACAAATAGTAAGAATATTATAAAAATAGAATACTTACTTCGGACAAAACCTTTCTGCATTTCTTTGCCTCCCTGGACCTTGAATAGTAAAAGTCTCCAAAAGAGTTTCGCCATAGCATCAAAAAAATCCAATAAAACGAACCCAAGTAATCAAAAGAGAAGAGTATATTAACCAACTAACCTATATAATTAAACATTAAGATCAAATTAATACGATTAAAGCAGAATTATATTTAATATATTAAAATAATAATAGATTTAATAGAAATATAGATAGAATATATCTATTATAACAGATTTCATTCCTTCAGCAATCTGTTAGGAGAATCAAATGGGAATCCAAGAAACGAATGGAACACCTCAAATCGAGCCAAGTTTGGAAGATACCTATCGAACCTTTTTAGATTCTATATTCAAAAAACAGAATGAAGATCCTCATCGATATGGAGGGAGACAGGTCGCTGGACAATTCGTCCAAGAATTATTCGATATTCTTTTTGCTGGATTTTTCTCTGATCTAAACTTTAGAGATCGAACTCAGGTAGAAGATAGTATCTCTCGTTTTCTTTTAGACGCAAAGAAGAAGTTGCAGCCGTACATAATAGGATCCAATGGTCCTGAGATCAATTGGGTACTTTCAGAATTTAAAAAAGAATTACCCTTACTATATGATCTTATCTGGAAAGATGCAATCGCTGCTTATGAGGGAGATCCCGCAGCAGAAAGTGTCAAAGAAGTTATACTCGCCTACTCAGGTTTTTATGCAATTGCAGTTCATAGAGTTGCACATGTGTTACATCGTCTAAGAATCCCGATCTTTCCGAGAATGCTAAGTGAATTTGCTCACGAAAAGACTGGGATTGATATTCATCCAGGAGCTAAAATAGGGAAATCATTCTTTATGGATCATGGAACCGGAATCGTAATCGGGGGAACTTCAGAGATAGCAGATAATGTTAAAATTTACCAAGGTGTGACCTTAGGAGCACTCTCTGTCAGTAAGGACCTCGCAAGTATTAAAAGACATCCTACAATCGAGGAAAATACGATTATCTATGCAGGAGCAACCATACTGGGCGGGGATACAGTCATCGGAAGAAATAGTATCATAGGAGGAAATACTTGGCTCACCCAAAGTGTCCCTCCTTATTCTGTAGTGTATCAGAAAAACGAGATCCGGGTAAGAAATTCAAAAGAACTAGACAATGTGATCGATTTTTCTATCTAAAGAAGATTGATTCGAACTTATTTCCGGATCCGACCCTCATAGAGGGCCGGAAGTCCTTCCGCCCTTTAGATCATAAAGAGCTCTGATAAGAGCATCTATATCTTCGCAAGTATTATAAAATGCTAAAGAAGGTCTGACAGTACTTTCTAATCCGAATCTTCTCAAAATGGGCTGCGCACAATGATGTCCTGATCTGACCGCAATTCCTTCTTGAGCTAAATATCTACCTACATCTTCTGTTTTAAAACCTTCCAACACGAAAGATAATACTCCAGCCTTTTCGGGTGCAGTTCCAATCATCTTTAGGCCAGGAATCCTGTTCAGCTCCTTGGTTCCATATTCCAAAAGAGAATGTTCATATTCCGCAATACGGACCATTCCGAATTTATTTAGATAATCGATCGCCGCACCTAAACCTACTGCATCTGCGATATTACCTGTCCCTGCTTCGAAACGAAATGGAGCCGGTTGATAAACGGTTCTTTCAAAAGTTACATCTTGGATCATATTTCCTCCGCCTTGCCATGGAGTCATTTGATCCAAAATTTCTTTCTTACCGAATAAGACTCCTATTCCAGTTGGAGCAAACACCTTGTGACCGGAGAACACATAAAAATCGCAGTCCAATGCTTGCACGTCGACTGGCATATGTGATATTGCTTGGGCACCATCCAATAATACTTTGGCACCTTGTTTATGTGCCAGTTCTATCATTGTCCCAGCCGGAGTGACTGTTCCCAATGCATTAGATACTTGAGTGAATGCAACGATACGAGTTTTAGGAGTGAGCAATCTCTGGTATTCACTTAAGATGATCTGTCCAGTTTCATCTACTGGAATTACCTTTAGTTTAGCTCCCTTCTCAGAACATAACATCTGCCAAGGAACAATATTTGCATGATGCTCCAGCCAAGAGATTAGTATCTCATCGTCTTTACCGATATTCTGTCTTCCCCAAGTCTGGGCTACTAGATTGATCGCTTCAGTAGCACCTCTAACGAATACAATCTCCTCGGTAGAAGAAGAGTTCAAGAAACCCTTTACCTTCTCCCTTGCAGCCTCGTACGCATCAGTCGCTCTCGCGGCTAAAGTATGAGCTCCCCTATGAATATTTGAATTCTCATGTTTGTAAAAATGAGAAAGCCTATCTATTACTTCCTGAGGTTTATGAGTGGTAGCTGCATTATCCAGCCAAACTAAATTTCTACCGTTCACCTTTTCTTCTAAGATTGGAAAATCTTTTCTGGCATAACTCAGATCAAAATTCCCTGAAGAAATATCTACAGAAGGAATAAGGCTTGGGTTGAAACTAAAAGGATCCGAAATTTGAATATTCTGGGCCTTTGAATCGAAGGATCTAAATTCATCTAAAAAAGAGAATGGAGAATTCTGTCCAGGCAAACCTAGTCCGGAACCCGGAATATTCAATCCTCCGGGAAATATAGGAACTCCAACGCCTGACAATCCTAGATCCGGAACTCTGGTATACCCAGTCCCAGAATTCGAAGTCCAAGAATTTTCTCCGGAAGTGGCTTCTGCCCGAGAAATAATCCCTTGGGTATTCGATGGAATCTCATTTGGGATTTTAGAAGAAGAAAGAACCAATTCATCCACGTTAGACCTGCTTGGTAGAGGTCCGAAAATATTCTTGGACCATTCTGCGATCAAATTGGGATCTATAGGTGGCGAATCCTTCCAATTCGAAAATTCTCCTGGAAGTTCCGGAGAAAAATCACTTGTACTCATAATAATTGCCTACATCCACGTTTTCTAAAACCGCAATAGCATCTTCGGTTAAAACAGCGGCAGAACAATAGAGAGAAATTAAATAAGAACCGATTGCAGAACGATTGATCCCCATAAACCGAACAGATAGGCCTGGAGTTTGTTCTCCTGGTAATCCAGGCTGATATAATCCAATCACACCTTGTTTCTTCTCACCGACTCTCAAAAGAAGAATATTAGTTGTCCCACCTGGAGTCTTAGGAGCAGTTTCTCCTCCTACTAAAAGTTTATCCGTAGGAATAATAGGAAGTCCTCTCCAAGTTAAGAATTGCGCTCCGAAAAGAGATACAGTAGCCGGCGGAACTCCCCTACGGGTACATTCTCTACCGAAAGCTGCAACTGCCAATGGATGTGCTAAGAAGAAAGAAGGTTCTTTCCAAACTTTAGAAATAAGTTCGTCCAGGTCATCCGGTGTAGGAGCTCCCTTTCTAGTTTGGATCCTTTGCTTTTTATGAACATTCTTCAATAGTCCGTAATCTTCATTATTGATTAACTCATTTTCCTGGCGCTCTTTAACACTTTCGATAGTAAGTCTAAGTTGCTCCTGAATCTGATCGTGAGGGTTGCTGAATAAATCTGAAACTCTGGTATGAACATCCAGCACAGTGGATATTGCACTTAATGTATATTCTCTTGGTTTTTCTTCGTAGTCTACGAAAGTTTCAGGAAGAGGTTGTTCGTCTTTTTGTCCGCAAACAACTTCGACAGAGGTATTGTCCTTTACTCTGTTCACTCTTAAGGTTCCGGACTCTAAAGGTTTCCAATCCAATAAACGAACCAACCAGCGGGGAGTGATTAAATCATACTGTGCATTTGTTTTAGTTGTATTTGCAAGCTTACGAGCTGCGCTATCTCCCAAAGAATGTTGCGGAATGCTGTTTTCAGCCATATAAAAAACTCCTGATTAGCTGAATGTTTCGCTCCCTTATATTTATTTATCGTTTAGAAACAAAAAAGGGATATAGATATCGAAATAGATCCGTTTAATATATTTTAATGAGTTATAAGCATATTAAACAAATTAAATGTACCAAAATAGCCTGAAACATTCGTTCCTGTTGGTATTCGATAAGTAACAAAATTGGGAAATACTTTTTTATTCTTTTGGGAAATTAATAAGAACGAAGGATCTCAAAGAAATCATATAGAGTGAAGTACAATAAAACGAAAATAAATTTCCAGAAGATAAAATGAATCCATTTAGATAGAAATTTCAGACAGTTTATTCTATAAAATGTATCTTATTTAAACGAAAGAAAATGCAAAAATATATCTTTTTCTTCTTCCCATCTAATGTCCCCACCCTATTACTTCTAACTACCGTATGGCGAAAAATTTCCGGAAATTAGGTAGCATTCTTCTTCTACTTTTATCTTTCTGCGTTTCCTGTTCTTCTCTTTTGAAAAGAGAAGATTATGCACCTGCCAAAAAAGAATGGGCCAAAGGAAATCCCAAATCAGCCTTAGAAAGTTTCCCCTCAAGAGAGAAAGGGACTTTTATTACAGCTCTTGAAAAAGCTATCCTAGGTTTTTATACCCAAGAGAACGATATCTCAAAACTGCAAGATATCGCAGAAGAGAACAAATCCAGACTCAGATTTAGTGCGAGCAGAGAATTACGTTCCTTCTTCTATTCGGAAACTCCTGAAGGTTATTATGCATCCGAGGCAGAAGTTATCTTCCTTCATATTCTATTAGGTCTTTATTATGCAAAGAAGGAACAATACGAAGAAGCTTTAGTAGAAGCAAGATACGCTTCTAACTTATTAAATGGAGAATGGAGTGCAGAAGGTCAATTTGATGATCCTAACTTAAGGATATTACTCGCTTCTCTTTGGACTGCATGCGGGGATTGGCAGGAGGCAAAAGTAGATTTAAGAGCCGCGTTAAGGCTTTCTCCAAAATCAGGTTGGCTTAGACAATATGCTTATTCAGAGCAGGCTCCCCAAAATATCTTTTTAGTATTCGGAGGTCCTGGGCCAGAACCTTTTATGGATCCTGAAACAAACTTAAATTTGGTAAGAGGGCTCAGAAAATTAGGATTTCAATTTAAGGGAGAAAGAAGTGAACTTTCTTGGGTTGATCTGGAAGGAAATCAGGACAAACTACACTTAAGCCCTTCTACCCAAAATTGGTATCAAAGACATCTAGACAGAGATAATTCTATTCATGAGATTATTGATGATTCTAAATATTTTCAAT
Encoded here:
- a CDS encoding OmpP1/FadL family transporter, producing MQKGFVRSKYSIFIIFLLFVFGSGEVLAIDGLYFNAINSRYLGLAGAGYALGGSPVDVALNPANLSLVKGKKLEFGLGASLIQNRYRDRFQDPNPELVYENDKTTNVVGPGPYIAFKLPVNENINYGVTFYVPGGASGGVDKITRNTPTGESVNQWADVNLPGPLGNSKQIKESNSNTFAVFKLVNGLSVKFGNLSLGGSVELAYGTQKLNQKYYDITGNIEIPGQGYYYESSKNAFAVGGILGANYSFSDSFRVAYAYQSHVGIPLNGGYSIGTNDPNYYRKTGVSYTFDLPEKHVFGFAFGPENLKFALDFVYTNYGSYLRKANQTLEDPWLPTPLGKTGSADAHLNFRDQWAAILGVEYKASSSWILRGGYSYNSPLVKSNALGGTTGGFFSLTDIVSAGFSYLFDSWSLDVAASYNIPRKTIEGGKGTDWDLSHAVGNVGNANLTGYSYNARAGIPSFSIGAVKSFD
- the epsC gene encoding serine O-acetyltransferase EpsC produces the protein MGIQETNGTPQIEPSLEDTYRTFLDSIFKKQNEDPHRYGGRQVAGQFVQELFDILFAGFFSDLNFRDRTQVEDSISRFLLDAKKKLQPYIIGSNGPEINWVLSEFKKELPLLYDLIWKDAIAAYEGDPAAESVKEVILAYSGFYAIAVHRVAHVLHRLRIPIFPRMLSEFAHEKTGIDIHPGAKIGKSFFMDHGTGIVIGGTSEIADNVKIYQGVTLGALSVSKDLASIKRHPTIEENTIIYAGATILGGDTVIGRNSIIGGNTWLTQSVPPYSVVYQKNEIRVRNSKELDNVIDFSI
- a CDS encoding family 2A encapsulin nanocompartment cargo protein cysteine desulfurase, with protein sequence MSTSDFSPELPGEFSNWKDSPPIDPNLIAEWSKNIFGPLPSRSNVDELVLSSSKIPNEIPSNTQGIISRAEATSGENSWTSNSGTGYTRVPDLGLSGVGVPIFPGGLNIPGSGLGLPGQNSPFSFLDEFRSFDSKAQNIQISDPFSFNPSLIPSVDISSGNFDLSYARKDFPILEEKVNGRNLVWLDNAATTHKPQEVIDRLSHFYKHENSNIHRGAHTLAARATDAYEAAREKVKGFLNSSSTEEIVFVRGATEAINLVAQTWGRQNIGKDDEILISWLEHHANIVPWQMLCSEKGAKLKVIPVDETGQIILSEYQRLLTPKTRIVAFTQVSNALGTVTPAGTMIELAHKQGAKVLLDGAQAISHMPVDVQALDCDFYVFSGHKVFAPTGIGVLFGKKEILDQMTPWQGGGNMIQDVTFERTVYQPAPFRFEAGTGNIADAVGLGAAIDYLNKFGMVRIAEYEHSLLEYGTKELNRIPGLKMIGTAPEKAGVLSFVLEGFKTEDVGRYLAQEGIAVRSGHHCAQPILRRFGLESTVRPSLAFYNTCEDIDALIRALYDLKGGRTSGPL
- a CDS encoding family 2A encapsulin nanocompartment shell protein — translated: MAENSIPQHSLGDSAARKLANTTKTNAQYDLITPRWLVRLLDWKPLESGTLRVNRVKDNTSVEVVCGQKDEQPLPETFVDYEEKPREYTLSAISTVLDVHTRVSDLFSNPHDQIQEQLRLTIESVKERQENELINNEDYGLLKNVHKKQRIQTRKGAPTPDDLDELISKVWKEPSFFLAHPLAVAAFGRECTRRGVPPATVSLFGAQFLTWRGLPIIPTDKLLVGGETAPKTPGGTTNILLLRVGEKKQGVIGLYQPGLPGEQTPGLSVRFMGINRSAIGSYLISLYCSAAVLTEDAIAVLENVDVGNYYEYK